Within the Cygnus olor isolate bCygOlo1 chromosome 23, bCygOlo1.pri.v2, whole genome shotgun sequence genome, the region TTGTAAGGGAGTaattgttttatgtttattaaTCACCTGCATGCAAATAGGTGCCAATAAAAACTCCAGGCAGATCCTCTGCCAGACTAACATGATCTTCTAGCACCACACCCCAGTTTTGGTGTCTGAAATAATGAATGCATCCAATAAGGAGGCATTGCTACTTTGCTATGCAGTGACAAAAACATCACATCAGCTCAGTCACTCTGCAATGATGACTTTGAAAAGAGAGACAAGAAACCTGCAAAAACATTCAACATCAGTGGTAAAATAAATTAGAGATGTTGCATGTTaagctaaataaatacattaatgcAACATGAAAGGGTGAGATTTCAATCGCAGAACTAGAACACTCAAAGACACTACTCATGTTAAATGTGACCTGCCAGGAGAAAATCATGTCAGGGACTTCcttagtgtaaaaaaaaaaagtttgagatgGGTTTTAAAAGAGTCAGATTTAGTGAAATGTTTCAGTTATGCCATcagctttaaataaaagcaattgcAGCCAGGACTGCAACAGAAAGAACCAATAATTACtcattctgaaaacaattaaagACTACAGAGCCTGATGAGACTTTGTTTCAGAATTAGATTTAAGTAAGCGCAGTCTTAAGAGGCAGGATGAGTTAAGGCACCAGAGTCACAAATTTATTGTGACACTAAGCAAGGCCCAGCCTCTAATCCAGTTCTCAGATGTTCAGTAATATGGGAATACTTGGTTTAAGATTGGCAGCTCTCTGAAGAGACTGACATTCTGTATCCGTTGAAATCATGGAGTTCTCACTACTACCTTCAAGTGAGACAGGATTTCAGGGTAAACCCATATGGCACCAGGAGCAGTGGTGCTCAGCCACACCTAGTCTCAGTtgtacaaagaataaaaatggaagtaCCCTGGAAATGCACCACGGAGCAAGACCAAAACAGTTCTGACAAACAGACTGTTAGGTCTGTCATTACCTTTCCCAAGCGTGAGAACTTGGATGTTATGCCATGCCACACAATCCAGCCCACATACAATCTTGTACACATCCACCTATTGCCAAGATTCTTTTTCCAAActtcttcaaacaaaataagcacccaaacaaagcattttaaatggtTAACTCAATACAATTTCAAGTAGGGAATTGGTCTCAATGAAAATTCTTCCCAGAAGAATCACTTCTGTGCACGTTGTAAGTATCAGCCACATGAAAATCATTTACGGCTGTTTGCTGACTGCAGTTTTAATATGGAAGCATCATCTAGACCCCAGACAAGATCAGTGATTATTCTCAAGGAAAAACCTCTGGCTAGATGAGAATAATCCTAAGATTTATGAAAAGCAAtggaattacatttttcattaaacttgTAGAAGTGATTAAATAACACAATAAGtcagtttatatttaaaatacttaatataGCTATGACCTAATGGTGCCTGAAGGAGAATATTTTCCTGGTAACAGAACTGTGGCCACATGAGTAAAAAGTGACACTAGTATCTTTAAATCCATTCTATTTATTGACAACCTTTCTTTCCACTTGGATTAGATTGAAACCaagaataacaaaagcaaaattaagtctttgaaaatcagatttttataaTGCAAACAGTAGTGAAATCTTTGGAAAGATGAAATAGATGTTGCTATGTTTAGCATAAAGCACTTGTCTGCTGTTTGCTGAGCTTTAATACCCAGTGTGAGAACAGATGACAGCAAGTTCTCTTCTAGAAAAATATAATACTAGTTTTCCCCACCCATAAGAAAACTTAAGAGGGGGAAGTAAAAAAATTTCAGAATAGCAAAGAAAGTAATCTGAACGTGCCACCATTACCAATAAATCATGTTTCGTCTTCATTGCAGAAGGATTTACTTAAATACTCTCATGAAGGACCAGTGGAATCAAAGTGGAATCAAGAGATGGAACTGGCTACATAAATGTCAATCTTTATTCAATCTCCCAGCATAGTACATGACTTGGGTGCTTCAAAcgaatattaaaaacaaaactgaacataaaAAGAAGACTGCTGAAGAAAGATCTCAGGGGTTAGGACATTGCTTTTGGAAGGGGTATATTGTCCACTTCATGGATGCCGTCTTTGTCAATGAACCGGGCATTGAAAGAGGTCAGATTTAAGATGAAGCGTTTCTTAAGCTgttcaaaagacaaaaagacaaaggaGATGAGATTCATTCAAAGCTTAAAAGAGGAGAGCATAATTTAAGGAATATGCTGTTGCTGATCAAAATCTCCATCCTGGTTCTTGTTCCTAACAGTCCTGGTGACCTGAACTAAGGTGGTTTTCACAACTCAGGAAGCGTTTCGTACAAGCTTGTTATAATACTACCCCTGTTAGACCAGTCTAGGCTAGAGGTGCAAAATACAAAAGCCTTTTAACATGACAGGCATTTAAGGAGGAAGACAGAGTGGGCTACAACTTCGGGCACAGTGTATGTGTCAAAAAGATACTTTAAACAGAACCTCTTTAGAATACGTCTTTGTAATGTTTCCCTAGAACTTTCTTCCCAATTATATTAAATTCAAAGACAAGGACAGAGAATGTTTTCCTACAATAAAAGCCTTGGAGTCTGAAAGGATATGTTTACATTAAAATTGATTATGAACTTTAAGGTCAGATCTTCACCCCAGTTAGACTTAGATATCACTTCACAAGCTGGAAGAGAAGTACACTTGGAAGTATCTACTAGTTAAGTGTAATACAAGTAACAGAGGGATGCTTGCATTACATTCAGAAGCAACATAAAAGAAAGTCAAAGACAGTCTGTATCAATATTATGCTAAGcatgaaagaagcagaagtaaCGAAAGCAATTAAGCTTAAAGTTTATGTTCTGGAGGATGTGAACCATGCTAAGACAATGCAAGCACCCACAAACCCTTTTCCTCAGTAGCTATTCCACATCTGGTCAATATGCATTTATTATCCCTTCTGGCAAAGACAGCCAAAAATGCGAcaagaagaacaggaaaatatcaGCAAATGAACGCAAACAAATGTTCCTTTCTCAGGTTCACAAGAGCCCAAGTTTGGCAACTCACCTCCTCTAGACATTTCTTTAGGAGCTCCACAGCTTCCTCACGTGTGATACCTGAAACAAAACATCCACAGATTGATTTAATTAGAGGCCATCTCTCTCAACAGAaactttattaaatttaaacaacTTTTCAGCTGAGCACCAAAAACTCTACTTCCCAGctcacagaaaacaatttccagATGTACTGAGGACGTCCTGCGCTGAAGCACTCACGCTGCAACAAGCCATTGAGAATCAATCTGTTACACTGAATGGGAAGCATGACGGAATTTTGCCTCCCATGGCCAGGGACCGGGCTTTGGAGAAGTCCAGCCGTCTCTCTCTCCTTGAGtttattacagttttaaatCAGCTCCATCTGTCCGCAGCCGGCTGCAAGTCAGTGATAGTAGGCGGAGATCGGTTTTGGTGCTACGTTCCCTGCTGGGTATTAGTTTTAATAATGGGACAGGCACGTGTGCGATGCCCCTGCTATTCTCACACATTAGGATAAAAAATCCGGCGCTGTGTAAGGATGGCAAGCCATGACAACCTATTGCagttcactgcttttcttttcacaaaaagtTGTAAAAACGCAGTACTATCATTTTCTAGAGACATGGCTAGGAAGCAGTTAAGCTCTGTGGATCTCAAAACttatttctaaattttgttCCAGGCCCGCATTCATTGTTCAGGAAGAACtcccattaaaataaatctgccaGTTCATAGCTTCTTTTCTTGCAGTGGATAGATGAAAGGATTACTAAGTAAACGTCTTTGCTATGAAATTAAACTCGGCTTTGCACACAGTAAGAAGTAAAGCATTTTTGTGGCTAAAGCCAAAGATGTCAGATTAACCATAGTCCCAGCTTGGtacatttcctcttctgtaaaATGGGGATGGAGCCATGTTTATTCTTTGGCAATGTAGGAACTGGATCACAATTCTAAAATTAAGACTTTGGACAGTTACAGACATACAGGAATTATGACCAACAGCTGCCATATGGATAAAACTGTAAAACCAATTGATCTTCATCAACACTTCAGAGCTGTGAGATAATCTTGCTAGGAAGAAATAACTTTTCacctgtatatttttaatatatcataCAGATATGTTGATATCTGTATATTAACTGATACATCCAATCCAAGATATGGAGCAAAAAGATCTGGGACTGCACTTTGAAGATTGATACTCTGGGAAAATCTTTATCATAGCAACAGACAGGCAAGTAGAAGATAAAGTTATCAAAGTGCTATTTATTAAAACCAGACTACTAGCAGCAAGCGGTCCAGGAAAGTCTAGTCATGTTCTAGAATAAATTGGAACTTCCTTCGCTTACAGTCTGTTATGCTTCGAACAGGAAAACACTAAGGAGTTGTCTAGTTTCACATTACCATTTCAGCAAAAACAGAAGGCAATCTTTAAAGCTGCATTTAGTCTAACAAAGTCAAGTTGAAAcctgcagcaccacagcaaTTGTGCTGGACCACCTGACTCAGCAAACGTCAAACTCACACTTCAAACCTTTACGTTACTAATCAGTAACAGGAgaattttcttctccacaggctCCGCTTACCTGGCTTGTAATAGCGGTCGAGGATGCTGAGGGTGAGGAACGCACCATATCCGTGTGCTGCAAAAGGAGCTTTAGCCAGAGCTGCAAGATAATCCATGTAATAAAGGGCAGGACCTTCATGGTCGTCATAGCCAGCCAGGAGAAGGTTGACATGGTAAGGGGTctacaaacagaaacaagattttCATTAAAGCAGACACACCCAAGTCTTTGGATCCTAATTACCACCCATGCCACACCCAGAATTGCAACATAGCTGGTTTCACAATTCTTTGTGATAAAATGGCTAGCAACTCCATCAGTACTGTCTGCAGGAGATGCCGGGCTTCGATCTAAAAGCAAATCAAATCCTTTGGTAACATGGAATGCAGAAGCAAAAACTGTACTGCtcccctgattttttttttttttaaagctttcatgGCACATTCAAACTTAAAACGAAAACTTTAATTATGTCTCCACATAAGATTCTTTCATCTGAACATAAAACTTGAGAATTTTTACTGTCTGCATGGCAGCACAACATGAATATTCTGTGCTTTATAAGAACTTCTTTGTTAATTTAATGTGCTCTTTTCTCAATCACACTACTGTTAACCATTGACCATTTTAGCACATGAAAGCTCATATACAGTGCAGCGTGAACAGCTGTATACAGTGTTACACTGTCTTGTTAATTGGCAGTTAGGTTTTTATTGCATGAACCAAATTTAATCTTTACTATTTGGCTCGACTGATCACATGAAGATCTAAAGGAACTGGTTCCTTTCCATTTAAAACTGACTATTAAGATACGACATTACTTTAGCAACAGCTTTTTGTTTAGTTGGAAATGGTTTACTTTTTAAACTAGAAATTCAGTCTGCTTCAGATTCTCTCTTCTGATTCCTATTTATGACTTCAGCAACACCCTATCGGGTAACATTAGTAAATAGCTCTCTCTTACCCCAAAAGACCACGGAACTGCATTAATGTAATCATgcctttttattgttctttacTTGCAAGCTTAGCAATTCCTGAGcagttttcttcatgttttagGCTTACTGTGTTTTACCATAATGGATAAAGCAGGTGTCTCCATGTCTTccaatataaacattttaagatcATGAGGCATGTAtatactgtattatttttaaatgtaaattccAGATTTTTATGAGTTTTATACCTTTTCTAAAACTGCCTTTATACACTGCTGGTATTTcccatatttatatatttcttataaatTATAGTAACACGGTATCTCTTAAAATGCCTGAAAATCTAGAtcaacaaagcagcaaaattaGGACGTTATTAGAACAAGCAGACAATTTCActataaaaccaaaaaacactCGCTTTAGCAGAGGAATAAGGTCATTTTGATGCTAAGCATAGCGAATTTGCACTCAAAAACCACAGGATGCTGTACTTTGACTTTCAccagataaaaaataaagcaggctACAGTGTTACAGTTATACCAGACACGTCACTAAGTTGTGTGATTAAtcttcaaagcatttcagaatatttggaACCAAGTTACTACGCAGATGTATTCATTTAATTagtctgtatttcatttattctcaAACATCACAAGTTGATCTTTAAAAGCCATGACACATGACACAAGATCACTCAGATTACTGTGTGACTGAATTACCAACACTGGTACTCAACAATAAACAAGTGGTGTTATACAGACTGAAATCTGTAAGctatttttcagtcttaagTTCTCCCACTAACGGGCTATGAGAACttcttaaatgcaaataaagtgTCACCCTATCATCCTATTAGTCAGGAAAGGCAGGATCTAAACATTACAAGATAAACATAATCTATTTATTAATACCATGATTGCAATTGAAAATTGCAGGCAATTTGATATGTTAATACACAATTAACTCAAAGTTTCAAAGAGACAACTTCAGCACCTTTAACAGGCACTTAATGTAAAGGAGTAATTCACTTGGGGGGTAACATTTATCACTAGGGCAAAAAGTCTCCcttcaaataatatttaatatagatAACAGAATTTTCCCCTTGCCCAGACCACCACAATCTCCATTTACTGTCATAATTCATGTACTCCCAAGATTTGTTCCGATGCGGCAAATTCAAGGTCAGAATCCAAGGGAACATTCAGGCTACAACGCTTCTGAGCCAAGGCAGCTTCCTAGAAACGTGAAAATTGTGCAGGTTTTCCTACTTGAGAACTAACTCCATCAGTCTCCCAGCATCTTAGGGCCTACGGTACCTGAAGCAAAAGGCAACAGCccattacagaaaaatgctaCTCCTGTAGTGCCTCACGCTGTGCAAGTCCTAAAGCCTTCAACTTCGTGTTTCCATGTAGCTGGCTGCATcttcagccaggaaaaaaagtctggcAAAGGGAGCAGAGGGCATTTGCCACAGGAAAGGTAACACTATCATTGCAGCATTTAACATCTGAAATCCCTAACTCCGGTCGGTCCCAATGTGAACAGGGGGAAGTGAACAtcacaaagaaaactttcaCTGCATCCGAGTGTGCGACTAACACCTGTGTGCTAGGACTGGTATTGTTGTACCTCTCAAGCCCTTCAGTTGGGTTTACACAAGAGGACAGACTCATACCCTCAGACACTGACATTCATCCTCAGAGTGTAGCGagatataaatatttgcttagAATTACCTACCCTGAAATTATCTATAACCTGGATATTTGTCCGTTTCAAAGGCAGCCTTGGCTTTTGCAACTAAATCCATGGCAGTCCTAGGCTCTTCAGAGGGCTGCTGTGATTAGAGACACCAAACTCAGCGGATGGCTGACACTCCACAAGAGATTcaattttttctccccccaaacTCGCCGTTGTATTACAGGCAATATTTCTCATTGCAAGTAGCTTTGCACTTTATGctgtttgatttaaaataactaCTGCAATTAAGGGATGTGTGAAATTCTTCAGAATTTACAGCTGAAGAGAACAGTTGTGATAAATACACTAAAACAACAAGATCAGCAACGGGAGGCTGGGCGGTGACAAGCAGCGGTGTGACATCTGGCGGAAGCCAAAGTCACAGCAAGGGGGAGAAAGGTGGGCGTGAGGAAGCATCCTGCCAAGCGTGGACAAGGAGAGAGGAACTGACAGTCTTCCTTTGGACTCAGGCCAGCCCCTGTCACCTATAATTAAACATAGCATCACAACACAACGAGAAGCTGAACTTTAAAGGGTATGGGGGGCAGGAGGGTGTTTTtcccattccccccccccacaaacACTGTAATATGTTGAATGTTCAAACGCTGGCACTTGATTCATCAGGTGAATCAAGCGTGATGCTGGAGAAGGCAACAGGGAAGAGGAACTACATAGCACCACTCACCTATTCAAAAGCCAACTGGCTCCAAGGCAGTTTCTTGGTTTGCCCCATTTAAAAGAGATAAATGGAGGTCAGATTCTTTCCGGACACTATTTTGGAGCATAAACCTATGTTTTAAAGAAGTGTTCTGAAAAACCATGCTGGCTatttagtaaaagaaaagagcacAGTAAGATAACAGCCTTAAGTTACAAGCCCAACCTCATTACATGTGACTGCCAAAAGGAAAGCCATCCCCAAGACACAAGAAGCACTCAGTCTGATCCACACGGTTCGTCCCAATCTTGGCAGGCATTCAGAAACTTCGAACTGAGCTCATCGTGCCTGGCAGATCAAGTTTTACTTGCCTGAACGGTAAATCCTAAAGCTTAGCACAGCCCGAATTGATGAAATCAGTTGCACTAAGGCTGAACTCTCCAGTCCTAGCAAGAACACCACAGGTCTGAGACGTGCCTAGTACCTAAAGCAACGTCCTCAGAACGGAGAAAGGTAGAGAGCTGTAACATCCTTATTACAAGGCTTGGTCAGTCGTTGTCCATTTGAACAGAAAGAAGCTAGCCATTTTATTAAACTTATCACATATTTATACTCTGGCAACAGCTCTATGTTTGCATGCCTTGCTAAAGCTGCAACCGTATTGTAATCAGAATGGTTTCAAAATTCATCAGCTTAAATGTAATATTTCACAGATGTCTTCCTGTACCAGCTGGTTAACGCTATTTGTTTTCCCCATTGATTTTTCATGCTAATCCAAAGTCCTGTTTCTCCTCAGCACACAAGACTCACAAGCAAAGCCACTGACTGAAGGGAGAAGTTTTCTCCACTGATTATTTAATAAAGTC harbors:
- the PSMB2 gene encoding proteasome subunit beta type-2 isoform X1, which encodes MEYLIGIQGPDYVLVAADTVAASSIVQMKHDHDKMFKMSEKILLLCVGEAGDTVQFAEYIQKNVQLYKMRNGYELSPTAAANFTRRNLADYLRSRTPYHVNLLLAGYDDHEGPALYYMDYLAALAKAPFAAHGYGAFLTLSILDRYYKPGITREEAVELLKKCLEELKKRFILNLTSFNARFIDKDGIHEVDNIPLPKAMS
- the PSMB2 gene encoding proteasome subunit beta type-2 isoform X2 yields the protein MFKMSEKILLLCVGEAGDTVQFAEYIQKNVQLYKMRNGYELSPTAAANFTRRNLADYLRSRTPYHVNLLLAGYDDHEGPALYYMDYLAALAKAPFAAHGYGAFLTLSILDRYYKPGITREEAVELLKKCLEELKKRFILNLTSFNARFIDKDGIHEVDNIPLPKAMS